In the Phaseolus vulgaris cultivar G19833 chromosome 7, P. vulgaris v2.0, whole genome shotgun sequence genome, one interval contains:
- the LOC137827839 gene encoding uncharacterized protein → MIQKVSLIIIVIIAVLILVLQSSAAFHSSKNSIMKVHPVPRKRNISIQFGVDGGNPMSEAQALLGIAGSKKLRRLPHVFSCVLELPFRSDADVVVEEDPDCFRFVAETEGIGDVRAHTIEIHPGVTKIVVRDGGSVELSLDQLELDMWRFRLPESTRPELASAVFVDGELIVTVPKGHGEEDGDGDRVMGGGRLVLVQ, encoded by the coding sequence ATGATACAAAAGGTGTCTCTGATCATCATCGTCATCATCGCGGTATTAATCTTGGTGTTGCAATCCTCTGCGGCGTTCCACAGTAGCAAAAACAGCATCATGAAGGTCCACCCTGTTCCGCGAAAACGCAACATCTCAATCCAATTCGGCGTCGACGGGGGGAATCCCATGTCGGAGGCGCAGGCGCTGTTGGGGATCGCTGGCAGCAAGAAGCTCCGGCGACTCCCGCACGTGTTCAGCTGCGTCCTGGAGCTCCCGTTCCGCTCCGACGCCGACGTGGTGGTGGAGGAGGACCCCGACTGCTTCCGCTTCGTGGCGGAGACGGAGGGTATCGGCGACGTGAGGGCGCACACGATCGAAATCCACCCCGGCGTGACGAAGATCGTGGTGAGGGACGGCGGTTCGGTGGAGCTCTCGCTCGACCAGCTCGAACTGGATATGTGGAGGTTCCGTTTACCAGAATCGACGCGGCCGGAGCTCGCGAGCGCGGTGTTCGTAGACGGCGAGCTCATCGTGACGGTGCCGAAGGGGCACGGAGAGGAAGACGGGGATGGTGATAGGGTTATGGGTGGTGGTAGACTTGTGCTTGTACAGTGA